TCCGTGAGCCGACAGGCCAATGTCAGTGGCGTCCGCCGGGACGGCCGCCCTTCTTGCGTTTGGAGTTGCCCTTGCGGTTCTTGCCCGCGACGTGTGCGGTACCCGACTTCTGTCCGGACGCCGACGTCGCGCCGCCGGCGGACGCGGTCGAGTTGGCGGTCGGCTTCGTACCGCCACCGGAGCCACTCGCGGGACTGCTCGCGTCATCGGTCGTCGATTCGACCGTCTCAGAGACAGCGGAGTCGGACGCAGTCGGTTCGGAGACAGCCGGTTTGGAGGCAGTGCGGTTGGGACGCAACCAACGCTGCACACCGCTCAACGGACCCGACGGGGTCTCGGCGACGACGGTGGTCGAGGTCGTCTCGACGTCGGTCGCCGGCGCATCATCACCCTCGACCTTGGCCTGTTTGCGTGCGGGATCCGGGCGCGCACCGGGCTTGGGAGCGTTCGCCTTCAACTTCTCCTGCTTCGCCAGCTTCGCTTCTTCTTCTTCCTTCTCGATGCGACCGAACACCAGATGCTGCTGGCCGTAGGTCCAGATGTTGTTACTCATCCAGTAGAGGAGGATCGCCACCGGGAAGAACGGACCGGTGGCGAGAATGCCCAGCGGGAAGATGTAGAGCGCCAGTTTGTTCATCATCCGGGTCTGCGGATTCTCCAGCGCGGCCTCCGGCTGGCGAGCGACCGATGCGCGGGAGTTCATGTGCGTCGCGATGGACGCGATGATCATCATCGGGATGACCACGATGGCGATCTGGGTGCGCGTGAAGTCGATCGGCGAACCCGGCTCGACGAAGGCCTGGAACTCGGCAACCGGCTCGGTGATGAACGACGACAGCGGAACACCGAACAGTCGCGAGTCGAGGAAGTTCTGGACGAGTTCCGGACTGAACGCGTAGTTACCCAGCGAGCGGGTCTCCTCGGCGGTCATGCCGAGCTGTCCCATGCCGGTCGCCATCCGGTTGAACGAACGCAACACGTGGAACAGACCGATGAACACCGGAATCTGCAGCAACATCGGCAGACAGCCCAGCAGCGGGTTGAACCCGTGATCCTTCTGGAGCTTCTGCATCTCCTCGGTCATCTTCACGCGATCCTTGGCGTACTTCTTCCGGATCGCCTGCAGCTGAGGATTGATCTCCTGCATCTTCTTCGTGGTGCGGATCTGCTTCACGAAGGGCTTGTAGAGGATGGCGCGCAGGGTGAACACGAGGAACACCACCGACAGCGCCCAGGCAACACCGTTGCCGCCTGGGGTGTCCGGCGTGATGTGGCTGAACAGCCAATGCCAGACCCACATGATCCAGGAGACCGGGTAGTAGATGAAGTTCAGCACGGGTCAGTTACCCCTAACCTCTGACGATGTCATTTCTCGGGCGTTGATCTCAGTGGTATCTATCTCAGTGGCGTCGATATCGAAGGTGTCGATCTCGGTGGCACTGTGTTCACTGGCTGTGAAGAGTTCGCGGAACCCACGATCGGGTACCGGGTCGTAGCCGGGCTTGTGCCACGGCCCGCACTTGAGCAGTCGGATCACCGACAGCCAGCCGCCGTAGAAGAACCCGTGTCGGGTCAATGCCTCGACGGCATAGGCCGAGCATGTCGGTTCGAAGCGGCAGGTCGGCAAGCGCAGTGGGGACACCCAGGTGCGGTAGAGCTCGATCAGGAAGACGACGACGCGGCGCGGCAGCAGATGGAGCCGGCGCATCAGCCCGGTCCGGTCGACCACGGGGTCGTCGGTGGTCACGGCAGAACCCGCGATGCGGTCTGTCCCGTTGCCCCGGTGGACTCGAAGGCCTCCCGAACACGACGTCGGGAGAGGGCTTCGACGAGCTGCGTGCCGAGGGCGACGCTGCTCAACTCCGCAGCCGACGGCCGGGCACGGATGACGGTCATCGTCTGCGACGACGGATAACTGTCCCGGTTGTGCATGAAGGCCGCCCGGAGTCGCCGTGCCACCCGATGCCGGATGACCGCGTTGCCGACGGCCTTGCTCACGATCAGTCCCAGCCAGGGGCCGCCGACCGTGGCGATCCCGGTGCTGCGTGGGTCGCCTCGACGGTCGTCGGAACCGATGAGGGGAAGAACATGGATAACGAGGTCAGGGGTCGTCACCCGCACGCCCGTTTTCAGCGTGCGATCGAAGTCGGATCCCCGAGAGATCCGATGCGCGGTGGCCACCATCGAAACCAGCGACCGACGGTGGTCACTCCCACCGCCGGTGATGTCGCTGTCGACTCAGGCGGTGAGCTTTGCGCGGCCCTTGCTGCGGCGACCGTTGACGATGGCACGGCCGGCGCGAGTGCGCATCCGCAAGCGGAAACCGTGCACGCGCGAACGACGACGGTTGTTGGGCTGGAAAGTCCGCTTTCCCTTGGCCATGGGTGACTCCTTGTGCTCCTGCGTGACGCCGCGCCGACCTGCATGCGCGACCCACATCTTCCTTGGTGGTCTGCTTGATCCAGGCGCGGTGCCGAACTGACGTCGGTTGGGTGACGTGGGGTGTCACCTCGAAAATCCGCAACCTGGATGACCAGTCGAGACTACTGAGTACGACCGGGAGAATCAAACGAGCGCGATGCAAGCACCGCTTCTGGTGACCTTGCGCACATCAGCGCCCGCCGGCGTCGTCCCCGGCACCGTACCGAACGGGTGAATCGGCCGATTCACTTTGTCGGTGCGACTGCACTCTGTTAACTTCGGCGCAGAGTCAACGAAGAGACGATTCAGTGGACCCCTTCCGGCCGCCGGACCACTCGACATTCCCCCAGATCTGTACACAGCTGTGGACAACTATGTGGACAACTCGTGGCAGGTGCGGCATGGTGACATGCTCATGACCGAACGCTGGTCGTTTTCCCGGCAGGAGGGCATAGCACCGTGATGAGTGATCGCGATTCGTTCGGCGAGATCTGGCAGAGCGTCGTAGCCGAGCTCAACAACGATGCCGCCGCTCACGACCACGAACCACTGACCCGGCAGCAGAAGGCCTGGCTGTCCCTCGTCCAGCCACTCACCCTCGCCGAGGGTTTCGCCCTGCTGACCGTGCCCACCCCCTTGGTGCAGGAGCAGATCGAGCGCAATCTCCGCGACACCATCCGCTCGGTCCTGAGTCGCCATCTCGGGCAGCCCGTCGATCTGGGTGTGCGCATCTCCACACCCGTCGTCGAGGACCCGCTGCCCGACACCACCACCCCGGTCATCGATCGCCTCGATGGCACCCGCGGCACGTCGCAGATCGACGGCGCGGTCGCCGCCGTGGCGGCACCGACCCCATCCACCGCGCCGAGCGGTTTCGACGGGCGCGGGGAGCGTGCGACCGGACCAGAGCCCGCCGACTGGTCGACGTATTTCGCCGAACGGCCGACCTCCGGACAGTCGCCGTCGAGTGCCAACCTGAGTCCCAAGTACACCTTCGACACCTTCGTCATCGGTGCATCGAACCGCTTCGCCCACGCGTCGGCCGTCGCGGTCGCCGAGGCGCCCGCACGCGCCTACAACCCGTTGTTCATCTGGGGTGAGTCCGGCCTCGGCAAGACCCACCTGCTGCACGCGGCGGGTCACTACGCCCAGCGTCTCTTCCCCGGCATGCGGGTGAAGTACGTCTCCACCGAAGAGTTCACCAACGACTTCATCAACTCGCTGCGCGACGACCGTCGGGTCGCGTTCAAGCGCCGGTACCGCGACGTCGACGTGCTGCTCGTCGACGACATCCAGTTCCTGATCGGCAAAGAAGGTATCCAGGAAGAGTTCTTCCACACCTTCAACACACTGCACAACGCCAGTAAACAGATCGTCGTGTCGTCTGATCGACCGCCGAAACAGCTTGCCACGCTTGAAGATCGGCTACGCACTCGATTCGAGTGGGGCCTCATCACCGACGTCCAGCCGCCGGATCTGGAGACCCGGATCGCGATCCTGCGCAAGAAGGCACAGATGGACAACATCGCCGTGCCCGACGACGTCCTCGAGCTCATCGCCTCGAAGATCGAGCGCAACATCCGCGAACTCGAGGGCGCGCTCATCCGGGTGACCGCGTTCGCGTCGCTGAACAACGCCGAGCTCGACAAGTCGCTGGCCGAGGTCGTCCTGCAGGCACTGCTACCGAACTCCGGCACGCTCGAGGTGAGCGCCGCGAGCATTCTGGCCATCACCGCCGAGTACTTCGACATCTCCGTGGAGGAACTCCGCGGGCCCGGCAAGACCCGCTCCATCGCTCAGGCCCGGCAGATCTCCATGTACCTGTGCCGGGAGCTGACCGACCTCTCCCTGCCCAAGATCGGTGAGACGTTCGACCGCGACCACACCACGGTCATGTACGCCGAGCGCAAGATCCGCAAGGAGATGGCCGAGCGACGCAAGGTCTACGACCACGTCCAGGAGCTCACCGCGCGCATCAAACAACGCGCGGTCTGAGGGTCACTTCTCCGTCGTCCTCCCGCATCCCATCGCGCGATCGGGCGGCCGATCTGTACCCGCCAACTCACAACTCTCAACACGAACCACAGGGTTCGTCGGCGCCGGATCCAACGGATCCGGCGCTTTTGTCATGCGCGAACTGTCATCACCAGGTGTGGATAACCCTCGGGATAACCGGGGACGATCTGTGCACCGCCCGTGGACAGAGATGGGACGGCCCTCCGTCGGCTCACAACTCTTGTCATCCCCTCGACAGGTATCCACCGCACATCCACAGCCGGGCACGGCGACTGACCTGCAGGATCCAAGGGTCATACACAGTTTCACAGGCCCTATTACCATTATGGATCCCTCTCTAAGAGAACTCTTTCAAAAGAAGGTCTTGTGCACAGTTCTCGGACCGGGCACGACCGGCCTGCGACCATCGCGGCGCGCAGTTCCCCCCAACAGCTCCCCGTCTGGCACCCTCGTTCTAGAGTGGAAATCCGCAGTGAAATCCCCACTCCGTGTCCCTCCGATCTCCGATTCGTGTTCGGTGGGCCCGAGCGTGGGTGTGACGAGGGTCAGCAGACAGAGAAGGGCAACCCCCCAGCATGAAGTTCCGTGTCGCGCGTGACGAGTTCGCAGATTCCGTTGCCTGGGTGGCCCGAAGCCTGCCGGCGCGTCCGCCGGTTCCGGTTCTGGGCTGTGTGGTGCTGACCGCCGGCGACAACGGCTTGGAGGTCTCGGGATTCGATTACGAGGTCTCCGCGCAGGAGACCGTCGCGGCCGAGGTCGCCGACTCCGGCAAGGTGCTGGTCTCCGGTCGTCTGCTCGCCGACATCACCAAGGCACTGCCCAACAAGCCCGTCGATGTGAGCCTCGACGGCACCCGCGTCGCCATCACCTGCGGCAGCGCCAAGTTCTCCCTGCCGACGATGCCGGTCGAGGACTACCCCGAACTCCCGAAGCCGCCGACGGTCACCGGCACCATCCCGGCCCAGATCTTCGCCGAGGCCATCGGTCAGGTCGCCGTTGCGGCCGGGCGCGACGACACGCTCCCGATGCTCACCGGCGTGCGGGTGGAGATCGACGGCAATCGTGTGGTCCTCGCGGCCACCGACCGTTTCCGCCTCGCTGTGCGCGAGCTCGAATGGGATCCGACCGCACCCGACACCTCGGGCGCCGTGCTCGTACCGGCCAAGACTCTCTCGGAGAGCGCGCGGACCGCCGGATCCGAGTCCACCGGCCAGATCTCGCTCGCATTCGGCAGCGGGTCCGGCATCGGCGGCGAGGGCATTCTGGGCATCCTGGGCGAGACCAAGCGCACCACCACCCGCCTCCTCGACGCCGAGTTCCCCAAGTTCCGTCAGTTGCTGCCGGCCAGCCACACCGCCGTCGCGACCATCGACAGCGCGCCGCTGATCGAGGCCATCAAGCGCGTGGCCCTGGTCGCCGAGCGTGGCGCGCAGGTCCGGATGGAGTTCAACGAAGGAAGCCTGTTGCTGACCGCGGGCGGCGACGAGGCCGGCAAGGCCGAGGAAGAACTCCCGGTGCAGTTCCAGGGTGAGCCGCTCACCATCGCGTTCAACCCGGGATATCTGCAGGACGGGCTGTCGGCGATCGGCGTGCCCTCCGTCGACTTCGGGTTCACCACTCCCAGTCGGCCGGCCGTGCTGCGCCCCTCCACCGGCGAGGAGCCGGTCGCGGACGAGTCGGGGGCGTTCGTCGCACCGGACAGCGTCTTCACCTACCTGCTCATGCCGGTTCGCCTTCCCGGCTGATCTGCCATCCGCTCCACCTCGGAGCGCCGTCAGCACGAATCGTTGACAATTGGAGGGACGCATCATGCAGCTCGGACTGGTCGGCCTCGGCAAGATGGGTGCCAACATGCGCACCCGCGTCCAGGAGGCCGGACACCAGGTCGTCGGGTACGACCCGCGACCCGAGGTCTCCGATGTCCCGTCCCTCGCGGACATGGTGCGCGGCCTCGAGGCGCCGCGGGTGGTGTGGGTGATGGTCCCGTCCGGGGATCCGACCCGGGGCACCGTGAAACAACTCGCCGAGCTGCTCGAGCCGGGTGACCTGGTCATCGACGGCGGCAACTCGAAATACACCGACGATCTTCCGAACGCACAACTGTTGGGCGACAAGGGAATCGGATTCATCGACTGCGGAGTGTCCGGTGGCGTCTGGGGTCTACGC
This sequence is a window from Gordonia insulae. Protein-coding genes within it:
- the yidC gene encoding membrane protein insertase YidC codes for the protein MLNFIYYPVSWIMWVWHWLFSHITPDTPGGNGVAWALSVVFLVFTLRAILYKPFVKQIRTTKKMQEINPQLQAIRKKYAKDRVKMTEEMQKLQKDHGFNPLLGCLPMLLQIPVFIGLFHVLRSFNRMATGMGQLGMTAEETRSLGNYAFSPELVQNFLDSRLFGVPLSSFITEPVAEFQAFVEPGSPIDFTRTQIAIVVIPMMIIASIATHMNSRASVARQPEAALENPQTRMMNKLALYIFPLGILATGPFFPVAILLYWMSNNIWTYGQQHLVFGRIEKEEEEAKLAKQEKLKANAPKPGARPDPARKQAKVEGDDAPATDVETTSTTVVAETPSGPLSGVQRWLRPNRTASKPAVSEPTASDSAVSETVESTTDDASSPASGSGGGTKPTANSTASAGGATSASGQKSGTAHVAGKNRKGNSKRKKGGRPGGRH
- a CDS encoding ribonuclease P protein component — translated: MTTPDLVIHVLPLIGSDDRRGDPRSTGIATVGGPWLGLIVSKAVGNAVIRHRVARRLRAAFMHNRDSYPSSQTMTVIRARPSAAELSSVALGTQLVEALSRRRVREAFESTGATGQTASRVLP
- the rpmH gene encoding 50S ribosomal protein L34, translated to MAKGKRTFQPNNRRRSRVHGFRLRMRTRAGRAIVNGRRSKGRAKLTA
- the dnaA gene encoding chromosomal replication initiator protein DnaA, with protein sequence MMSDRDSFGEIWQSVVAELNNDAAAHDHEPLTRQQKAWLSLVQPLTLAEGFALLTVPTPLVQEQIERNLRDTIRSVLSRHLGQPVDLGVRISTPVVEDPLPDTTTPVIDRLDGTRGTSQIDGAVAAVAAPTPSTAPSGFDGRGERATGPEPADWSTYFAERPTSGQSPSSANLSPKYTFDTFVIGASNRFAHASAVAVAEAPARAYNPLFIWGESGLGKTHLLHAAGHYAQRLFPGMRVKYVSTEEFTNDFINSLRDDRRVAFKRRYRDVDVLLVDDIQFLIGKEGIQEEFFHTFNTLHNASKQIVVSSDRPPKQLATLEDRLRTRFEWGLITDVQPPDLETRIAILRKKAQMDNIAVPDDVLELIASKIERNIRELEGALIRVTAFASLNNAELDKSLAEVVLQALLPNSGTLEVSAASILAITAEYFDISVEELRGPGKTRSIAQARQISMYLCRELTDLSLPKIGETFDRDHTTVMYAERKIRKEMAERRKVYDHVQELTARIKQRAV
- the dnaN gene encoding DNA polymerase III subunit beta, coding for MKFRVARDEFADSVAWVARSLPARPPVPVLGCVVLTAGDNGLEVSGFDYEVSAQETVAAEVADSGKVLVSGRLLADITKALPNKPVDVSLDGTRVAITCGSAKFSLPTMPVEDYPELPKPPTVTGTIPAQIFAEAIGQVAVAAGRDDTLPMLTGVRVEIDGNRVVLAATDRFRLAVRELEWDPTAPDTSGAVLVPAKTLSESARTAGSESTGQISLAFGSGSGIGGEGILGILGETKRTTTRLLDAEFPKFRQLLPASHTAVATIDSAPLIEAIKRVALVAERGAQVRMEFNEGSLLLTAGGDEAGKAEEELPVQFQGEPLTIAFNPGYLQDGLSAIGVPSVDFGFTTPSRPAVLRPSTGEEPVADESGAFVAPDSVFTYLLMPVRLPG